A stretch of Oncorhynchus mykiss isolate Arlee chromosome 12, USDA_OmykA_1.1, whole genome shotgun sequence DNA encodes these proteins:
- the LOC110537791 gene encoding ubiquitin-like domain-containing CTD phosphatase 1, whose protein sequence is MSVSVIIKWGGQEYSISTLSEEDTVLDLKQSIKSLTGVLPERQKLLGLKVKGKPAEDDMKLGSLKLKPKTKIMMMGSREESLEDVLAPPPENDDVVNDFDIEEEVIEVENREENLAKIARRVKDYKVEEMNPPREGKRLLVLDVDYTLFDHKSCAETGQELMRPFLHEFLTSAFEDYDIVIWSATSMKWIDAKMKELGVTDNPNYKITFMLDSAAMITVHTPKRGVVEVKPLGVIWGKYSEFYSKRNTIMFDDIGRNFLMNPQNGLKIRPFMKAHLNREKDKELFKLSQYLKEIAKLEDFSFLNHKHWERYLSKKQSQ, encoded by the exons atgtctgtgtctgtgatcATTAAATGGGGTGGACAGGAGTACTCCATCAGTACACTCTCTGAAGAGGACACTGTGCTGGACCTCAAGCAGTCTATCAAGTCCCTGACTGGGGTTCTTCCAGAGAGACAGAAACTCCTAGGATTAAAAGTCAAAG gtAAACCAGCAGAGGATGACATGAAGCTGGGCTCACTGAAGCTCAAACCCAAGACCAAGATCATGATGAtgggcagcagagaggagagtctG GAAGACGTTTTAGCACCTCCCCCAGAGAATGATGACGTTGTCAATGACTTTGACATTGAAGAAGAGGTGATTGAAGTAGAGAACAG AGAGGAGAACTTGGCCAAGATAGCCCGCCGTGTCAAAGACTACAAAGTGGAGGAGATGAACCCACCCAGGGAAGGAAAGAGGCTGCTAGTACTAGATGTGGACTACACATTGTTTG ATCACAAGTCATGTGCAGAGACAGGTCAAGAGCTCATGAGGCCTTTTCTCCATGAGTTCTTGACCTCTGCGTTCGAAGACTATGACATTGTAATTTGGT CTGCCACGAGTATGAAGTGGATTGATGCTAAAATGAAA GAGCTAGGAGTGACAGACAACCCTAACTACAAGATCACCTTCATGCTGGACAGTGCAGCCATGATCACAGTGCACACACCTAAGAGGGGTGTAGTGGAG GTGAAGCCTCTCGGGGTGATATGGGGCAAGTACAGTGAGTTCTACAGCAAGAGGAACACCATCATGTTCGACGACATTGGCAGAAATTTCCTCATGAACCCACAGAACGGACTGAAG ATTCGTCCATTCATGAAAGCGCACTTAAACCGCGAGAAAGACAAAGAGCTCTTCAAACTGTCTCAGTATCTTAAAGAGATTGCCAAACTGGAGGACTTCTCTTTTCTCAACCACAAGCATTGGGAGAG GTATCTGTCAAAGAAACAGAGCCAGTGA
- the il12bb gene encoding interleukin-12 subunit beta, producing MNVLLLNILYLILHMASSSQHETIVTLMPNVLVVMVDRKVFTETQVPLRCGDYQDTEVIWRNGKERLENKGNQINVEVVEMMGGNYSCHNAAGDYLNHTLVLVQDIPSPNRTRRVLEKSHDTDEYIRCLAKNYSGIFHCSWKKTEYRMSAAVVFVQVGRTISCSEDSDGEGLTCQDRDSCPFAEELSRIKLTVYFRTNYLLEDYTITPFYIREIVKPDKIDITKVEGNTFQWGYPATWSRPCPYFPLTFRVKVVQHEASCDSKEKVFISETNINATEFTVRSSYKKYCFCLGAKDDLVDSQWSQWTRYEVKNKPNKH from the exons ATGAACGTGTTACTACTCAACATCCTGTATCTCATCCTACATATGGCATCGAGCAGCCAACATGAGACCATTGTGACCCTCATGCCAAATG TACTTGTCGTCATGGTGGATCGAAAGGTCTTCACTGAGACGCAGGTCCCTCTGCGATGTGGGGACTACCAGGACACAGAGGTGATCTGGAGGAATGGCAAGGAGCGTCTAGAAAACAAAGGGAACCAGATAAATGTGGAAGTGGTGGAGATGATGGGAGGGAACTACAGCTGCCACAACGCTGCCGGAGACTACCTCAACCACACGCTGGTGTTGGTGCAGGACATACCATCACCCAACAGAACGAGACGCGTCCTGGAGAAGTCACATGAcacagatg AGTACATCAGATGTTTGGCGAAAAATTATAGTGGAATATTTCATTGCTCTTGGAAGAAGACCGAATATCGGATGTCAGCAGCTGTTGTTTTTGTCCAAGTAGGACG CACCATCTCTTGCTCCGAAGACAGTGATGGTGAAGGCCTGACCTGTCAGGACCGGGATAGTTGCCCCTTTGCTGAGGAGTTGTCCCGCATCAAACTCACTGTATACTTCAGGACTAACTACCTCCTAGAGGACTACACCATCACACCCTTCTACATCCGAGAAATAG TGAAACCAGACAAGATCGACATCACCAAGGTGGAGGGGAACACATTTCAGTGGGGGTACCCAGCGACATGGAGCCGCCCCTGCCCTTACTTCCCCCTCACATTCCGAGTCAAAGTGGTCCAACACGAGGCAAGCTGTGACTCGAAGGAAAAG GTGTTTATAAGTGAAACCAACATAAATGCAACAGAATTCACTGTTCGTTCCAGCTACAAAAAATATTGCTTCTGCCTCGGGGCAAAGGATGACCTGGTTGACTCCCAATGGAGCCAGTGGACACGTTATGA GGTGAAGAATAAACCTAACAAACACTGA